The Thalassotalea sediminis genome includes the window AAATATAGGTTTAAGGGGCTTAGGTGCTGAACGAACATTAATACTCATAAATAGCAGACGCTTAGGCGCTTCTGGTGTGAGAGGGGCTCCATCTCAACCAGACTTGAGTTTACTACCCATCAATATGGTTGAACGCATTGAAGTGATTACCGAAGGTGCTTCTTCAATTTATGGTGCCGATGCCGTGGCGGGTGTTATTAATGTTATTTTAAAAGATAGTTTTGATGGCTTTGAAGTTTCGGGTGGAGTTTCGAATACTGCTGATGGTGGGGGTGATGAAACAGAGTTCTCCTTTATGACCGGCTTTGAAGGGGATAAAGCTAAGTTTGCAGTTTCAGGTTCCTATTACAACCGAAAGAAAGTACAAGTTAAAGATCGTACAGATTGTATTCGTAAAATATGGAAAACGGAAGATGGCGAACGTATTTCTGTGTGCTCTAGCCGGTTCTGGGATAATTCAATTTTAGAACTGTCAGGGTACTATAATAATCCAAACGGCTTTGCTATGTTTTATAATCCAGGAAAGATTGATAGCTTAGGCGTAATGGATTATACATCTTCACCTAGTTTACCTGTACCAACGGATCCCAATATAGCCATAACGGGTGACGGTCAAATAAACAGGCGTGTTTATAGTGACTTACATCATGATGGCAAAGATAGAATGGAAGCCGATTTAATTCAACCTGTTACACGTTTTACATTAGCGGCTAATGGTTCCTATATGCCAGATTGGTGGGGCGGTGATGAAGAGCTGTTTTATGAGGCTTATTATTTTCATCGTCATTTAGAGTCTCGCGCAACTACCGAGCAAATATTCCCTACTATTCCAGGCATGATCCCCCATGAAGATGCAAATGGTAACCTTGTGGTAAATGATGATGGTAGTCCGCACTTAGTTGATAACCCTCTCAACCCTTTCGCGGTAGACGTGTCAAATATTATAACCTTAGAAGACTTGCCGCAATTACGTGACGTAGAGTTAAATCACTTTAGATTTGTTACTGGTCTTCGCGGAGAATTTACAAGTGACTGGTTATCAGATAAAGGATGGACTTATGAATTTTTTGCTTCATATGACCGCGGTGTTGGTAAGCAACATCAACCGATTATGAATGAAAGTAATCTTGCATTAACGCTAGGTACTTTGCGTTTAGACAATGAAGGCAATCCAATATGTGGTGTAAATACGCCCAGTGGTATTGGTTTTATAACACCGAACGAATGTGTACCCGTTAACTTTTTCGCGCCATCAATTTTTACCGGCGGCAGTTATGGTGGTGGTACTTTTGCTACTCAAGCAGAAAAAGACTTTTTAATCGGTACACGTATGAATAGTACGACTGTAGAGCAAATAATGGCATCCGCATTTATGACGGGGGATTTATTTGATTTTGATAATGGCGGTATTGCCGTAGCAGCATTTGGTTTTGAATATCGTAAAGATCGTATTCAATCTGAAGCTGATATGTTAGGTGCTACGGGGCTTGTTGCTGCGGAAAACCCGTTAAGTGAAGGCGCTACTAGAGGTAGTCGTGATGTAACGGATGTGTTTGCTGAAATTTCATTACCTATTTCTATTGATAGCAGTTGGGCAAATTTATTTGAGGTTGAAGCAGCGTTGCGCTATACCGATGAATCTAATTTTGGCAGTGAATTGACAAATCGTGCACGTATCACATACAAACCAACAGAGTCGTTACTATTTAGTACGTCATAC containing:
- a CDS encoding TonB-dependent receptor domain-containing protein; translated protein: MNKPSRIAKAINIALVASLSTSMLSTSVIAQEAGAEEEVERIAVTGSRIKKAEFSNAAPIHVISGDDAAKAGFRTVSELLANTSMANGQQFDASFNSNAGNSNASEPPPSGGVGSSNIGLRGLGAERTLILINSRRLGASGVRGAPSQPDLSLLPINMVERIEVITEGASSIYGADAVAGVINVILKDSFDGFEVSGGVSNTADGGGDETEFSFMTGFEGDKAKFAVSGSYYNRKKVQVKDRTDCIRKIWKTEDGERISVCSSRFWDNSILELSGYYNNPNGFAMFYNPGKIDSLGVMDYTSSPSLPVPTDPNIAITGDGQINRRVYSDLHHDGKDRMEADLIQPVTRFTLAANGSYMPDWWGGDEELFYEAYYFHRHLESRATTEQIFPTIPGMIPHEDANGNLVVNDDGSPHLVDNPLNPFAVDVSNIITLEDLPQLRDVELNHFRFVTGLRGEFTSDWLSDKGWTYEFFASYDRGVGKQHQPIMNESNLALTLGTLRLDNEGNPICGVNTPSGIGFITPNECVPVNFFAPSIFTGGSYGGGTFATQAEKDFLIGTRMNSTTVEQIMASAFMTGDLFDFDNGGIAVAAFGFEYRKDRIQSEADMLGATGLVAAENPLSEGATRGSRDVTDVFAEISLPISIDSSWANLFEVEAALRYTDESNFGSELTNRARITYKPTESLLFSTSYGTSFRAPNLREQFLASQFGGESGSSDPCSVPGSLTTDGQYDPSKENRPQQVLDNCNATGADYTAIGLSGVPTIPTVSQGNALDLKPETSENVTASFKWTPEIDGDYEFDLGVTYWSLEVEDTIRTISAATMLKRCYDSPNLSSPFCERIERNRNSGDPRLNFPSLVDISFINIGEETSKGVDVNTHFSTDLGEIMEMPVQMVWVNQYTLQTERELTIFAGEQAEDLLEDFGTPEHRLVSTFNFISGDWNLMLKANYFSETHASDDVTDTARCDTYQVNEDLVGKPMTVPVCEADAAVYVDTSLSYAGENYSLTFGINNLFDKAPEMVDISAGSNRGNMVTSSGYDLLGRSYFLNATYHF